A window of the Podospora bellae-mahoneyi strain CBS 112042 chromosome 6, whole genome shotgun sequence genome harbors these coding sequences:
- the BUD7 gene encoding bud site selection protein (BUSCO:EOG0926142Y; EggNog:ENOG503NWR4; COG:S): MVAPAVPEVTEELLHEAIETRTESLSSLRELGPPDLVHLVKQPLRQQTKQVGVYHHVTGVDASSSASLAAYINTLAYKEFGPSATTKTLEGTYCCYNAFSRVDMRVHAPFPGSVEAYCIDERGEKRKATDELWLETYLCSVLRAYSYADDGTGDAIRKIMCVRRFNPVTNTETEHRFLSAAEQLFFRGWSLGSDSVVQVPNVVSNHLTTGLIKYFHTTGRYASGINLFEKLRTQNVEVASLLAKVMFMGNEEVQGIRVLHEAIKEMPMDYVMLDTQAEFLLKKAETATTPEQREERLRLALGCADRSTIAAPSEFGTWARLAQVYVAMEDWENALTTLNSCPMFTYQDKDAPVMPEPKEYHLPTLPETRLDEIDSEPDFRYSEQIDPSLLGLRAATYRGTFKQAYAILTEMTAKIGWDQLLKIRSNVFVMEDEYREKQESSHYPANRNPSTDVLRGSPDPGVNGETAVGETEVAEKSEEAGQEADGENLAPPAAKGKPEDIERPSSAMDPDVVKKAEEKGSEDHSSRLNNKRLCERWLDSLFMVLYEDLRVYTIWRTQMAQYRAQSMQYKKSPEEWEILGSLAERLQHTDEAVEAYRACLGQRFSPKALAGILKVFMKTKLTRDAVAAVIRLVTWQYRWYSEFSPELLHTIRILIEDEGAVKIRSIIQATNLPQNVLDLTHHYAALCATFRSSGTEG; the protein is encoded by the exons ATGGTAGCGCCAGCGGTTCCCGA GGTCACGGAAGAGCTCCTGCACGAAGCAATTGAGACTCGCACCGAGTCTCTGAGCTCCCTTCGTGAACTGGGCCCCCCTgacctcgtccacctcgtcaAACAACCATTGAGACAACAAACCAAGCAAGTTGGGGTGTACCACCATGTCACCGGTGTAGATGCCTCGTCGTCAGCCAGTCTGGCTGCCTACATCAACACTCTTGCATACAAAGAGTTTGGCCCCTCGGCAACCACAAAGACGCTCGAGGGCACCTACTG CTGCTACAATGCCTTCTCCCGAGTCGATATGCGCGTGCATGCCCCCTTTCCTGGTTCAGTAGAAGCTTACTGTATTGACGAGCGTGGCGAAAAGCGCAAGGCAACCGACGAGCTCTGGCTAGAGACATATCTCTGCAGTGTGTTGCGAGCCTATTCTTATGCCGACGATGGAACAGGTGATGCTATAAGGAAGATCATGTGCGTGAGACGGTTCAACCCCGTCACTAACACGGAGACGGAACATCGCTTCCTCAGCGCAGCCGAGCAGCTATTTTTCAGGG GCTGGTCGCTCGGGTCCGACTCGGTTGTACAGGTACCCAACGTTGTTTCGAATCATCTCACGACTGGTCTCATAAAATACTTTCACACTACCGGTCGCTACGCCTCGGGTATCAACTTGTTCGAGAAATTGCGCACGCAGAACGTTGAGGTTGCATCTTTGCTGGCTAAGGTCATGTTCATGGGCAACGAGGAGGTACAAGGCATCCGCGTCCTGCACGAAGCCATCAAGGAAATGCCCATGGATTATGTCATGCTGGACACGCAAGCCGAATTcctgttgaagaaggctgagACTGCCACCACTCCCGAACAGAGGGAAGAGAGACTACGGCTGGCTCTTGGCTGCGCCGACCGAAGCACCATCGCAGCACCGAGCGAGTTTGGAACATGGGCTAGACTCGCCCAGGTCTATGTGGCCATGGAAGATTGGGAAAATGCGCTGACGACACTCAACTCGTGCCCGATGTTCACCTACCAGGATAAGGATGCACCGGTCATGCCGGAGCCGAAGGAGTATCACTTGCCAACCCTCCCCGAGACGAGGCTAGACGAGATCGACAGTGAGCCCGATTTTCGTTACTCGGAGCAGATTGACCCGAGTCTCTTGGGCCTCCGCGCGGCCACGTATCGTGGCACCTTCAAGCAGGCCTACGCCATCTTGACCGAAATGACAGCCAAGATTGGCTGGGACCAGCTGCTCAAGATCCGGAGCAACGTCTTCGTCATGGAAGACGAGTACCGTGAGAAGCAGGAATCCTCGCATTACCCCGCGAACCGAAATCCTAGCACCGATGTTCTTCGCGGAAGCCCTGACCCAGGCGTTAACGGAGAAACTGCGGTGGGGGAGACTGAGGTGGCTGAAAAGAGCGAAGAAGCTGGCCAGGAAGCTGACGGTGAAAATCTGGCGCCACCAGCGGCCAAGGGAAAGCCCGAAGATATCGAGAGACCTTCGAGTGCTATGGACCCCGatgtggtgaagaaggcagAAGAGAAG GGTTCCGAGGACCACTCCTCCCGGCTTAATAACAAGCGGCTGTGTGAGCGTTGGCTTGACAGCCTTTTCATGGTACTCTACGAGGACCTCCGCGTCTACACAATATGGCGTACCCAGATGGCTCAGTACCGCGCTCAAAGCATGCAGTACAAGAAGTCCCCTGAGGAGTGGGAGAttcttggcagccttgccgAGCGCCTCCAGCACACGGACGAGGCTGTGGAGGCGTACCGTGCCTGTCTCGGACAGCGGTTTAGCCCCAAGGCCCTTGCGGGTATCTTGAAGGTGTTTATGAAGACCAAGCTCACACGAGATGCGGTTGCGGCAGTCATCCGGCTGGTAACTTGGCAGTATAGGTGGTACAGCGAGTTCTCACCCGAGCTGCTACACACAATTCGCATTCTcattgaggatg
- the HIR3 gene encoding Histone transcription regulator 3 (EggNog:ENOG503NUPI; COG:K), giving the protein MASLLHRPPAFQAINVEPDEIVDEEIDNTRDIQVEDALKLFQTALKLHSQGPKFFDDAADAYNALFGSEIFKYPEAKTEYERAEAGEDGVLAVEPTFATVLDAAAETDTLSNTLPQAFYLAYKNHGQFIVDRIRRKIRKAFVAKSAALEDPAVLEDARKALEDFSAALDRDPSDAELWRKTARIAAFLKSSRISRYSLEAAIELDDDPAVDEVEPPSLAEGYAGEDLKDQLQVLGDEMALGHPIMKPFVERGLPPMLKRYQDPIPFLPNPAKSLVVPKKQTTDVPPPRHVISAASSSWTELGAAMARFVEEEGLSGRPVFLETPDAADDEDIQMEIDMQLLPPDSSPPLDRSSECAVKDEQASGEQSEKPQAAEEESTPMVAEPASLGEATGKERALPSRKRSQSVAGLPDPPEEEAAEGKRSKRTRRRETGRRETAAEEIVDPARLLATQLQPLQAADQNLFQTTKNLLENLGVTDHVTLERIAEVLDSCASDDRMGKIQNLSTVDLRDSMLQFDEENATVLLSKRERPQLSLSAFLEHTKSGSQRANEAPAFDETRGVRAFVEKINNGWYPVQDVVFEFLKIIMPTYTGTKWPDHTKTTLSDVITQFGSSIYERVTYELDLCLAKGDHEAHLELVKLVHMVFELYLDVYERTTNPNSTAEESTKVEIQLRVDKWMDLTTEVTRQRNPNTDDELSSRFLWAGVYATTLAKDTPRDHILNCWHSMYDHLLESSISEITLPNNAVMPEISTAAAEREISKLTTMDFFLGLFQEDMGDPTSVIDSLEPVLNPENVYITVPGTSEPNGTDGDHSWAKQQKLPLLECASQSLMDLWKFLKRSSTELRLLLWSRLGEAYGKISYATKQFSCFLRSIETIITDFEHADYLETPPEPRRALFMTMIKALDDLIIQSLHLALNDNSAFDIIDEEHLKSTLSALAKLSCLLHVAAMYEDETRIGMRPAPANNSTLRSFLNKLQEMQVRTWSLQYTMLKVGIQQHPDAFPNYENDLAEYLAAVHQVLGLRKSCKSSNKIFLKMMRVELLKQRNIENWEDYLGQVLYDLHGLKLGVGIWEVQEHGCEPENLEKRQALQLVEKITVLANRMSMKDLLKSDLKTTIERMQQAIGTTKSNPQMTHNLRNYTEYLKTPIHPLHLFQALDGSIDLDAVTINTVDSAPAKHGWYFLLGMIGLTKFKGVELARRQTPGATDDLRIGATYLRLQLQFTPDRWDAWFRLAECFDYELDESVLWSADKMNKDRAELVKFQRSSIHCYTLALSHSYAWSADPHAYGASEDEKEALNDMYREFGMRMYASSREPFAMEPFKHSDQERWFIEPEGIETFRRIRHNEMTDYQVWKFAAHLFRKAMEGKPKEWKNPYMVAKCLWKMYTKAPEELDEKTRRHRPTVKMILRALEKTVEVVSALPKPRSGQDPILEPHYKIVSVVDKLVRRGDLPRQEAADLLQRQPYAIDRGKPVTVDTPEEWEAYIIRCLRYLRDKDKSNWQHRIIMRHARVLFPDSVNENDPANVDAAKAAFAVLRENMFTKTMVMNVWKCEAERSGRHYVYTWRYIEYVAKILAALNDRTNLEAVLRRIRKRGADFYYFNELWQYCVQIYLKLIRQTFNVPSAGEDAFKTLNTEEFDVVGEKITEWATTPPAESHPALNAMKEAVELKKLNSNLMKAGPIDDLITDCYSTIFLDVRPELPRPAEHSTETQPGEDSSQQPPPSASQDGVGAGVPAAELKSKLLQNLVAQEEKTVLGSLRAVSEQPDRSEKASVAGDAAPRSHRLGVRRPNILRKADDAVQAVLRVAEAPKSAVSGASRGRGKNGRTPRESEDEEGEEGEDVEMKDAGAAAGGHSRKASKASNNAGGVVGGGSERSTPGPGGWNDDDDDESDLSDVPPDYEDDIPESLLFPSLGKVAKVESEGEEEEGEEEGEEEEGETVMEGEETVMEDGDQTAELGDENMEEDEEEEEEEDEGEETHAEDGPDEEMVDTEMEDVGPRSDHEDEVVDEVEEGEQADDEDDEDDEDEEDGEEEEDEDDDEDEAEEAEEEEEEDGHERPVEMAEAGDGEDDEEATEDEGPEQDVE; this is encoded by the exons ATGGCAAGTCTCTTGCACCGTCCC CCCGCATTTCAAGCAATCAATGTCGAACCCGACGAAATCGTCGATGAGGAGATCGACAACACTCGAGATATCCAGGTGGAAGATGCCCTGAAGCTATTCCAAACCGCCCTCAAACTACACTCGCAAGGCCCCAAGTTCTTCGATGACGCGGCCGACGCCTACAACGCCCTTTTCGGCTCCGAAATCTTCAAATATCCAGAGGCAAAGACCGAGTACGAGCGGGCCGAAGCGGGCGAAGATGGCGTCCTGGCTGTTGAGCCCACGTTTGCGACAGTGCTCGATGCTGCCGCGGAGACCGACACCCTGAGCAACACCCTCCCACAAGCCTTCTACCTCGCGTACAAAAACCACGGCCAGTTTATCGTCGATCGGATTAGGCGCAAGATCAGAAAAGCTTTCGTGGCCAAGTCGGCCGCTCTTGAGGATCCAGCTGTGTTGGAAGATGCCAGGAAGGCACTGGAGGATTTCAGCGCCGCGCTCGACCGTGACCCCTCAGACGCCGAGTTATGGAGAAAAACCGCCCGCATCGCTGCTTTCCTGAAGAGCAGCCGGATTAGTCGCTACAGCTTGGAGGCTGCCATCGAATTGGACGATGACCCTGCggtggacgaggtggagcCCCCTTCGTTGGCAGAAGGATATGCGGGCGAGGATCTCAAAGACCAGCTTCAAGTCTTGGGGGATGAAATGGCGCTGGGCCATCCGATAATGAAGCCCTTTGTGGAACGAGGACTTCCTCCCATGCTGAAACGGTATCAAGATCCAATACCCTTTCTTCCGAATCCTGCAAAGTCATTGGTTGTGCCCAAGAAACAGACAACAGATGTCCCACCCCCACGACATGTTATTTCTGCCGCGAGCTCCTCCTGGACAGAGCTGGGTGCGGCCATGGCGCGTTtcgttgaggaagaggggctTTCAGGACGGCCGGTGTTTTTGGAAACTCCAGATGCggccgatgatgaggacatCCAGATGGAAATAGATATGCAACTTTTGCCTCCGgattcctcgcctcctctcGACAGGTCATCTGAATGTGCTGTGAAAGACGAACAAGCTTCGGGCGAGCAATCCGAGAAACCACAAGCGGCTGAGGAAGAATCCACGCCAATGGTGGCAGAGCCGGCATCCCTGGGTGAAGCAACGGGCAAGGAGCGTGCTTTGCCTTCCAGGAAACGTTCTCAATCAGTTGCTGGGCTTCCCGATCCCCCGGAAGAAGAGGCGGCCGAAGGCAAGCGGAGCAAGCGGACTCGACGGCGGGAAACAGGGCGACGAGAAACAGCGGCGGAAGAGATTGTGGATCCTGCCCGGCTTCTCGCGACGCAATTGCAACCGTTACAGGCCGCTGACCAGAATCTGTTTCAAACGACCAAGAATCTTCTGGAGAATCTTGGAGTAACGGATCATGTGACACTGGAAAGAATAGCTGAGGTCCTTGATTCGTGTGCGTCTGACGACCGGATGGGGAAGATTCAGAATCTATCAACCGTTGATCTTCGAGATTCGATGCTCCAGTTTGACGAGGAAAATGCCACTGTCCTGCTAAGTAAGCGTGAGCGCCCGCAGCTCAGTCTCTCGGCCTTCCTTGAGCATACCAAGTCAGGGTCTCAGCGAGCAAATGAGGCCCCGGCGTTCGATGAGACCCGGGGCGTTCGAGCTTTTGTTGAAAAGATCAACAATGGATGGTACCCAGTTCAAGACGTGGTGTTTGAGTTTCTCAAGATCATTATGCCTACATACACTGGGACAAAATGGCCAGACCACACCAAGACAACGCTGTCGGATGTTATCACACAGTTTGGCTCCAGCATATACGAGAGGGTCACCTACGAGCTCGACTTGTGCCTTGCGAAGGGCGACCATGAGGCGCATCTTGAGCTAGTCAAGCTAGTACATATGGTGTTTGAACTCTACCTGGACGTCTATGAacgcaccaccaaccctaaCAGCACAGCGGAAGAAAGCACCAAGGTTGAGATTCAGCTGCGTGTGGACAAGTGGATGGACCTCACGACGGAAGTCACAAGACAACGGAATCCAAACACAGACGACGAGCTCTCGTCACGCTTCCTGTGGGCTGGAGTGTATGCCACAACATTGGCGAAAGACACACCACGAGATCATATCCTCAACTGCTGGCATAGCATGTACGATCATCTTCTCGAGTCCTCCATCAGCGAAATCACATTGCCCAACAACGCTGTTATGCCCGAAATTTCAACCGCTGCTGCCGAACGCGAGATATCAAAGTTGACGACGATGgacttcttcttgggtcTCTTCCAGGAGGACATGGGTGATCCAACCTCTGTGATTGACAGTCTAGAACCGGTTTTGAACCCGGAAAATGTTTACATCACGGTGCCTGGCACGTCGGAGCCAAATGGAACCGACGGTGACCACTCATGGGCAAAGCAACAGAAGTTACCGCTCTTGGAGTGCGCGAGCCAGAGTCTGATGGACTTGTGGAAGTTCCTCAAGCGGAGCAGCACGGAGCTCAGGCTGTTGCTATGGTCACGACTGGGCGAGGCGTACGGCAAGATTAGCTATGCGACTAAACAGTTCTCGTGCTTTTTGAGGAGCATCgaaaccatcatcaccgactTTGAACATGCAGATTACCTCGAGACACCACCCGAACCAAGGAGGGCCCTGTTTATGACCATGATCAAGGCGCTGGATGATCTGATCATACAATCATTGCACTTGGCCTTGAACGACAACAGCGCATTCGACATCATCGATGAGGAGCACTTGAAGTCAACCCTCTCGGCCCTCGCCAAACTCAGCTGCCTCCTTCATGTAGCAGCCATGTACGAGGACGAGACTCGCATCGGGATGAGACCGGCACCGGCCAACAACTCAACTCTACGATCGTTCCTCAACAAGCTTCAGGAGATGCAGGTGAGAACTTGGTCCCTTCAGTATACCATGCTCAAGGTCGGCATTCAGCAGCATCCGGACGCTTTCCCCAACTACGAAAACGACTTGGCCGAGTACCTGGCGGCCGTTCATCAAGTTCTCGGTCTGCGCAAGAGCTGCAAGTCGTCCAACAAGATCTTCCTCAAGATGATGCGGGTGGAGCTCCTGAAGCAGAGGAACATTGAGAACTGGGAAGATTACCTGGGGCAGGTCCTATACGATCTGCACGGCTTGAAGCTCGGAGTTGGTATCTGGGAGGTTCAGGAGCATGGCTGCGAGCCTGAGAATCTCGAGAAGCGCCAGGCTCTGCAGCTTGTCGAGAAGATCACCGTCCTTGCCAACAGGATGTCGATGAAGGATCTCCTGAAATCGGATCTCAAGACCACGATTGAGCGGATGCAGCAGGCGATTGGGACTACCAAGTCCAATCCCCAGATGACGCACAATCTGCGCAATTACACCGAGTACCTCAAgactcccatccaccccttgCACCTCTTCCAGGCGCTCGACGGCAGTATCGACCTCGACGCCGTCACCATTAACACCGTGGACAGCGCTCCCGCCAAGCACGGGTGgtacttcctcctcggcatgaTCGGTCTCACCAAGTTCAAGGGCGTCGAGCTCGCGCGGCGCCAAACACCGGGCGCTACTGACGATCTCCGCATTGGCGCCACGTACCTGCGCCTCCAGCTTCAGTTCACCCCCGACCGTTGGGATGCTTGGTTCCGTCTGGCCGAGTGCTTCGACTATGAGCTGGACGAGTCTGTCCTCTGGAGCGCGGACAAGATGAACAAGGACCGGGCTGAGCTGGTGAAGTTCCAGCGAAGCTCTATCCATTGTTACACGCTGGCGTTGTCGCATTCGTATGCCTGGTCGGCTGACCCGCACGCGTATGGGGCTTCAGAagatgagaaggaggcgcTGAACGACATGTACCGCGAGTTTGGCATGCGGATGTATGCCTCCAGCCGGGAGCCGTTTGCGATGGAGCCGTTCAAGCACTCTGATCAGGAGAGGTGGTTTATCGAGCCAGAAGGGATCGAGACTTTCCGACGGATTCGTCACAACGAGATGACAGACTATCAGGTCTGGAAGTTTGCGGCTCACTTGTTCCGCAAGGCGATGGAGGGCAAGCCAAAGGAGTGGAAGAACCCTTACATGGTGGCGAAGTGCCTGTGGAAGATGTACACCAAGGCGcccgaggagctggatgagaAGACTCGCCGGCATCGTCCCACAGTGAAGATGATTCTGAGGGCGCTCGAGAAGAcagtggaggtggtgtcggcGTTGCCGAAGCCTCGCAGTGGTCAGGATCCGATTCTCGAGCCGCACTACAAGATTGTTTCTGTGGTTGACAAGCTGGTTCGTCGGGGGGATTTACCCCGTCAAGAGGCTGCTGATCTTCTTCAGCGTCAGCCGTACGCTATCGACAGAGGGAAACCAGTTACGGTCGATACCCctgaggagtgggaggcgTACATTATCCGGTGCTTGCGGTACTTGCGAGACAAGGATAAGTCCAACTGGCAACATCGCATTATCATGCGGCATGCTCGGGTGCTCTTTCCCGACTCCGTGAACGAGAACGACCCTGCCAACGTCGACGCCGCCAAGGCAGCCTTTGCCGTCTTGAGAGAAAACATGTTCACCAAAACCATGGTGATGAACGTCTGGAAGTGTGAAGCCGAGCGTTCTGGTCGGCACTACGTCTACACCTGGCGCTACATCGAATACGTCGCCAAGATCCTCGCCGCCCTGAACGACAGAACCAACCTCGAGGCTGTCCTCCGACGTATTCGCAAGCGCGGCGCCGACTTTTACTACTTCAACGAGCTCTGGCAGTACTGTGTCCAAATCTACCTCAAGCTGATCAGGCAAACCTTCAACGTCCCCTCCGCCGGCGAGGACGCCTTCAAGACGTTGAATACCGAAGAATTCGACGTCGTAGGCGAGAAAATCACCGAGTGGGCCACCACGCCCCCAGCAGAATCCCACCCTGCCCTCAACGCAATGAAGGAAGCGGTCGAGCTGAAGAAGTTGAACTCCAACCTCATGAAGGCGGGTCCCATCGACGACCTGATCACAGACTGCTACTCAACCATCTTCCTCGATGTCAGACCTGAGCTGCCCCGGCCAGCTGAACATAGCACCGAAACCCAACCGGGTGAAGATTCCtctcagcaaccaccaccgtccgCTTCTCAagacggggttggggctggggttCCAGCGGCGGAACTCAAAAGCAAGCTCCTCCAGAACCTGGTCgcccaagaagaaaagaccgTTCTCGGCTCGTTGCGGGCGGTGTCGGAACAGCCTGACCGTTCTGAAAAAGCGTCTGTGGCAGGGGATGCAGCACCGCGAAGCCACAGACTGGGTGTTCGTCGGCCGAACATCCTGCGCAAGGCGGACGATGCCGTGCAGGCTGTTTTGCGGGTTGCTGAGGCGCCAAAGTCGGCGGTTAGCGGTGCCTCCCGCGGCAGAGGTAAAAATGGGCGGACGCCAAGGGaaagtgaggatgaggagggggaggagggggaggatgtggagatgaaggatgCCGGTGCTGCTGCGGGTGGACATTCGAGGAAGGCGAGTAAGGCGAGTAATAatgctgggggggttgtggggggtgggagcgAAAGGTCAACTCCTGGGCCCGGGGGTtggaatgatgatgatgacgatgagagTGACTTGAGTGATGTGCCGCCGGATTATGAGGATGATATTCCGGAGAGTTTGCTGTTTCCCAGTTTGGGGAAGGTTGCTAAGGTGGAgagcgagggggaggaggaggaaggggaggaggaaggggaggaggaggaaggggaaacGGTcatggaaggggaggagacggtCATGGAGGACGGGGATCAGACTGCTGAATTGGGGGATGAGAatatggaggaggacgaggaggaagaagaggaggaggatgaaggagaagagaccCATGCTGAGGATGGACCAGATGAGGAAATGGTGGATACCGAGATGGAAGATGTGGGACCTCGATCTGATCatgaggacgaggtggtggatgaggtggaggagggggagcaggctgatgatgaggatgatgaggatgatgaggatgaagaagatggggaggaggaggaagacgaggacgatgatgaggacgaggcggaagaggctgaggaagaagaggaggaggacgggcATGAGCGGccggtggagatggcggaggctggagatggggaggatgatgaagaggctactgaggatgaggggccAGAGCAGGATGTCGAGTAG
- a CDS encoding hypothetical protein (COG:O; EggNog:ENOG503P3WQ): MSSSKRITKELNDCLTSPPPSITITLPSESNISLWHITLTAPPESIYSGGKFGLIVQFPPEYPFKPPTITFATRIYHPNITNETNGSICLSLLKTDNWKPSTKIVTVLEAIRQLLVEPQPDDPLETRIAEQYKNERKEFEKEARAYVGRYAKGPVKFGTETGAATTGGEGQQQQQQVS, encoded by the exons ATGTCTTCGTCCAAGAGGATCACCAAG GAGCTAAACGACTgcctcacctccccacccccctccatcaccatcaccctcccctcggaatccaacatctccctctggcacatcaccctcaccgcaCCCCCGGAATCAATCTACTCCGGCGGCAAATTCGGCCTGATTGTGCAATTTCCCCCAGAATACCCCTTCAAAcctcccaccatcaccttcgCAACCCGCATCTaccaccccaacatcaccaacgagACAAACGGCTCCATCTGCCTTTCGTTGCTCAAAACAGACAACTGGAAGCCGTCAACCAAGATTGTCACTGTGCTGGAGGCGATTAGACAACTGCTTGTCGAGCCGCAGCCGGATGACCCATTGGAAACAAGAATCGCGGAGCAGTACAAGAATGAGAGGAAGGAGTtcgagaaggaggcgagggcgtATGTGGGGAGGTATGCCAAGGGGCCGGTGAAGTTTGGCACCGAGACAGGGGCGGCGACgactgggggggagggacaacagcagcaacaacaggtgTCTTAG